GCGGAAAAGTCATTCCGGTGGTGACATTGCGCCTGCGTATGAAGTTGGCAGAGGCAGACGTCACAAAAGAGACTTGCACGATTGTTGTTGAAACAAAAGCGGGGCAGGTCGGTGTGATCGTAGACTCCGTCAGTTCTGTGATTAATCTTGATAAAAAAGACGTTGATGAAACTCCGGTCCAACAAGGCGACGAGAATTATATCATCGGCGTCGGCAAGCTCGAAAACGGAATGGTCTTGCTTGTTGATATCGAAAAATGCCTGGGCTCAGAGTTGATCTTTGGCGGCGAAGCAATCGCCGCCGAAGCCGCGTAACCGCATCTCGTTGTTGCGTAAGATCATTTTTCATCTGGTTTCTAAACGGAAAATAAGATAGATAGAGGTGACTTACGCAGAT
This region of Bdellovibrio sp. BCCA genomic DNA includes:
- a CDS encoding chemotaxis protein CheW is translated as MIDQYLTFTVDKQNYGVQISAIREINRISEITKVPEAPAYVAGVMNLRGKVIPVVTLRLRMKLAEADVTKETCTIVVETKAGQVGVIVDSVSSVINLDKKDVDETPVQQGDENYIIGVGKLENGMVLLVDIEKCLGSELIFGGEAIAAEAA